The following proteins come from a genomic window of Natrinema saccharevitans:
- a CDS encoding helix-turn-helix transcriptional regulator: protein MTIRRRASATVDAFGPSTGGAVATTVGFGFRPEVSGVAEPLQLEGSAHLAALVGMVALALLGGVLVARNRYEGPGTGHETEPDREEFVTDRERVRQLLRDNGGRMKQSNIVDSVDWSKAKVSRLLADLEEDGQITKLRLGRENLVCLPGHEPTASKSPEQAGDD from the coding sequence ATGACTATCCGACGACGGGCGTCCGCGACCGTCGACGCGTTCGGACCGTCGACCGGCGGGGCGGTCGCGACGACGGTCGGGTTCGGGTTCCGACCCGAGGTCTCGGGAGTCGCCGAGCCGCTCCAGCTAGAGGGAAGCGCACATCTCGCGGCTCTCGTCGGCATGGTCGCGCTCGCGCTTCTCGGCGGCGTGCTCGTCGCTCGAAACCGATACGAGGGCCCCGGGACCGGTCACGAGACGGAACCCGATCGGGAGGAGTTCGTCACCGACCGGGAGCGAGTCCGGCAACTGCTCCGGGACAACGGCGGTCGGATGAAACAATCGAACATCGTCGACTCCGTCGACTGGTCGAAGGCGAAGGTCAGCCGGCTGCTCGCCGACCTCGAGGAGGACGGCCAGATCACGAAACTGCGTCTCGGTCGGGAGAATCTCGTTTGTCTTCCCGGACACGAGCCGACCGCGTCGAAATCGCCCGAACAGGCCGGCGACG
- a CDS encoding NAD-dependent epimerase/dehydratase family protein, whose amino-acid sequence MDSPAIRDSTVLVTGGAGFIGSHLVDALTPHNEVRVLDNFSTGDRTHLPDVVTVIEGDIGDPIALQEAARGVDVIFHHAAVVSVTQSVDRPRQSNRTNLEAGLLVLEQARQEDARVVVASSAAVYGHPEELPVSEAAPTNPTSPYGVQKLALDEYARLYAELYDLPTVALRYFNVYGPRQRGPYSGVISTFLEQARADEPITIEGDGQQSRDFVHVSDVVRANLRAATTDAVGEAYNVGTGERTAIRELAETVRDATGSSSSIVHREPRPGDIRHSGADTTKTARELGFEARVSLESGVRSLVERDVGVPTPGDPETAVELSGE is encoded by the coding sequence ATGGACTCCCCAGCGATCCGCGACAGCACGGTACTCGTGACCGGCGGGGCGGGCTTTATCGGGAGCCACCTCGTCGACGCCTTGACCCCGCACAACGAGGTCAGGGTCCTCGATAACTTCTCGACCGGCGACCGGACACATCTCCCCGACGTCGTGACGGTGATCGAAGGCGATATCGGGGACCCGATCGCCCTGCAGGAAGCCGCTCGCGGCGTCGACGTCATCTTCCATCACGCCGCCGTCGTCAGCGTCACACAGAGCGTCGATCGGCCCCGACAGAGCAACCGGACGAACCTCGAGGCGGGGCTGCTCGTCCTCGAGCAGGCCCGCCAGGAGGACGCTCGGGTCGTCGTCGCCTCGAGCGCCGCGGTGTACGGTCACCCCGAGGAACTGCCCGTCTCGGAGGCGGCACCGACGAACCCGACCTCGCCCTACGGCGTGCAGAAACTGGCCCTCGACGAGTACGCCCGCCTCTACGCGGAGCTGTACGATCTCCCGACGGTCGCCCTGCGGTACTTCAACGTCTACGGGCCGCGCCAGCGGGGTCCCTACAGCGGCGTCATCTCGACGTTCCTCGAGCAGGCCCGCGCCGACGAGCCGATCACGATCGAGGGCGACGGCCAGCAGAGCCGCGATTTCGTCCACGTCAGCGACGTCGTCCGCGCGAACCTGCGAGCGGCGACGACCGACGCGGTCGGCGAGGCCTACAACGTCGGCACGGGAGAGCGGACGGCGATCCGAGAACTCGCCGAGACCGTCCGGGACGCCACCGGATCGTCCTCGTCGATCGTCCACCGCGAGCCCCGTCCCGGCGACATCAGACACAGCGGTGCCGATACCACGAAGACCGCCCGCGAACTCGGGTTCGAGGCGCGGGTGAGCCTCGAGTCGGGAGTCCGGTCGCTGGTCGAGCGCGATGTAGGCGTCCCGACTCCCGGGGATCCCGAGACGGCGGTGGAACTGTCCGGAGAGTGA
- a CDS encoding dihydroorotase, whose translation MTVDLVVRNCTVVTPAGRTPDAGVAVEDGEIVAVGRSDRLPDADRALDAEGNVLVPGIVDGHIHNREPGLEYKEDWESATRAAAAGGVTTVVGMPNTDPVIDRPDHLELKFERGEASAHVDFQSYAVVTSENLDLIPAIDEAGALGFKIFLGSTVGDVPPPNDGEIIEAMEKIRETDKRLGFHEENGEIIDHYTEKFRAEGRNEPIDHSHSRPVIAEQEAVERMLTFAEETGAKIHMFHVSSGSAAEAVARGKERGVDVTAETTPHYLWFSEEVMREKGNPARIQPPIRNAEERAKLWEVGIDDGAIDSIATDHAPHTPEEKKVDDPFGNTWEAISGFVGLETEVPVMLTFVDQGRLTMEEWVRRHSTRPARIWGMYPQKGSLQVGTDADFTIVDPDREWTLEDADELHSKNCVTPFIGESFTGKAVATVVRGEIVAEDGDVVGESGYGTRVDVDT comes from the coding sequence ATGACCGTCGATCTCGTCGTGCGCAACTGTACCGTCGTCACGCCCGCGGGGCGGACGCCCGACGCGGGCGTCGCCGTCGAGGACGGGGAGATCGTCGCCGTCGGGCGAAGCGATCGGCTTCCCGACGCCGACCGCGCCCTCGACGCCGAGGGCAACGTCCTCGTGCCGGGCATCGTCGACGGCCACATCCACAACCGCGAGCCCGGCCTCGAGTACAAGGAAGACTGGGAGTCCGCGACCCGGGCCGCGGCCGCCGGCGGCGTGACGACCGTCGTCGGCATGCCCAACACGGACCCGGTCATCGACCGGCCCGACCACCTCGAACTGAAGTTCGAGCGCGGCGAGGCCTCTGCCCACGTCGACTTCCAGAGCTACGCCGTCGTCACGAGCGAGAACCTCGATCTCATCCCGGCAATCGACGAGGCCGGCGCGCTCGGATTCAAGATCTTCCTCGGCTCGACGGTCGGCGACGTCCCACCGCCGAACGACGGCGAGATCATAGAGGCCATGGAGAAGATTCGCGAGACCGATAAGCGACTGGGCTTCCACGAGGAGAACGGCGAGATCATCGACCATTACACCGAGAAGTTCCGGGCCGAGGGCCGCAACGAGCCGATCGATCACTCCCACTCCCGGCCCGTGATCGCCGAGCAGGAAGCCGTCGAACGAATGCTCACCTTCGCCGAGGAGACCGGCGCGAAGATCCACATGTTCCACGTCTCCTCCGGTTCGGCCGCCGAGGCCGTCGCCCGCGGCAAAGAGCGCGGCGTCGACGTCACCGCCGAGACCACGCCCCACTACCTCTGGTTCTCCGAGGAGGTCATGCGCGAGAAAGGGAACCCGGCCCGCATCCAGCCGCCGATCCGGAACGCCGAGGAACGCGCGAAACTCTGGGAGGTCGGCATCGACGACGGCGCGATCGACTCCATCGCCACCGACCACGCGCCACATACCCCCGAGGAGAAGAAAGTCGACGACCCGTTCGGGAACACCTGGGAGGCCATCTCCGGCTTCGTCGGCCTCGAGACCGAAGTCCCGGTCATGCTGACGTTCGTCGATCAGGGGCGACTCACGATGGAGGAGTGGGTCCGCCGGCACTCGACGCGACCGGCCCGGATCTGGGGCATGTACCCCCAGAAGGGGTCGCTACAGGTCGGCACCGACGCCGACTTCACGATCGTCGATCCCGACCGGGAGTGGACGCTCGAGGACGCCGACGAACTCCATTCGAAGAACTGCGTCACGCCGTTTATTGGCGAGTCTTTCACGGGGAAAGCGGTCGCGACGGTCGTCCGCGGCGAGATCGTCGCCGAGGACGGCGACGTCGTCGGCGAGTCGGGGTACGGAACGCGCGTCGACGTCGACACCTGA
- a CDS encoding quinone-dependent dihydroorotate dehydrogenase, producing the protein MTLYSRVRPLAFKLPAETAHDLGKRTLRAAQSTRPTRAALSYAYQYDDPALEVDLFETTFPNPVGVAAGFDKNAEVTHALAALGFGFVEIGTVTPYPQEGNDRPRLFRLREDEGMVNRMGFNGQGMERVKSRLEEDGTPAIPLGVNVGKMNSSSEREAIEDYRRVFDRLSPFADYVVVNVSCPNTPEEFDEGSPEHLRAIFETLEAENDRDVPILVKIGPDEPEESIFDLVDIVQAFDLDGIVATNTSTSREGLASPRREEWGGLSGKPIADRSTAVIRSLAEYTDGDLPIIGVGGVDSPESAYEKIRAGASLVQLYTGFVYEGPSTAKRINRGLAALLERDGFSSVEDAVGADLE; encoded by the coding sequence ATGACGCTGTACTCGCGGGTTCGCCCCCTCGCGTTCAAACTGCCGGCCGAGACGGCCCACGATCTGGGCAAACGAACGCTCCGGGCGGCCCAGTCCACGCGACCGACGCGGGCGGCGCTCTCGTATGCCTATCAGTACGACGATCCGGCCCTCGAGGTCGACCTGTTCGAGACAACGTTCCCGAACCCGGTCGGCGTCGCCGCCGGCTTCGACAAGAACGCCGAAGTGACCCACGCGCTCGCAGCGCTGGGCTTTGGCTTCGTCGAGATCGGCACCGTCACGCCCTACCCACAGGAGGGCAACGACCGCCCCCGGCTCTTCCGCCTGCGCGAGGACGAGGGGATGGTCAATCGGATGGGCTTCAACGGTCAGGGGATGGAACGGGTCAAGTCGCGGCTCGAGGAAGACGGCACCCCAGCGATCCCGCTGGGCGTCAACGTCGGGAAAATGAACTCCTCGAGCGAGCGCGAGGCGATCGAGGACTACCGGCGCGTCTTCGACCGGCTCTCGCCGTTCGCCGACTACGTGGTCGTCAACGTCTCCTGTCCGAACACGCCCGAGGAGTTCGACGAGGGGTCGCCGGAGCATCTCCGGGCGATCTTCGAGACCCTCGAGGCCGAGAACGACCGCGACGTCCCGATTCTGGTGAAGATCGGCCCCGACGAACCCGAGGAGTCGATCTTCGACCTCGTCGATATCGTTCAGGCATTCGACCTCGACGGTATCGTCGCGACGAACACCTCGACGAGCCGCGAGGGGCTCGCGTCGCCCCGGCGGGAGGAGTGGGGCGGGCTCAGCGGCAAGCCGATCGCGGATCGCTCGACAGCCGTCATTCGGTCGCTCGCCGAGTACACCGACGGGGACCTGCCGATCATCGGCGTCGGCGGCGTCGACTCCCCGGAGAGTGCGTACGAAAAGATCCGGGCCGGTGCCTCGCTCGTCCAGTTGTACACCGGCTTCGTCTACGAGGGACCCTCGACCGCAAAGCGGATCAACCGCGGACTGGCCGCGTTGCTCGAGCGTGACGGGTTCTCCTCGGTCGAGGACGCGGTCGGTGCGGACCTCGAGTAA
- a CDS encoding class I adenylate-forming enzyme family protein, which translates to MLAWPDETIYEGIASVAADRPDRRAVVFEGTEWTYDDLLAESRALAAGLAELGVSDGDVVAVWLGNRPEWIACQLATSMLGAATVAVNTRYRTHELEYMLADSGASVLLTEDALLGRDYHEMLATAVPEVATASPDAFDPDSIPTLEAIVSLESAAERPALRDYDDVLATGRARGWDGLEPAADPEAPAAIFYTSGTTSDPKGCLQSSRSLLNHATHVADHLGVDGDDVSVATLPFCGIWGYNTLFSVLATGGTLVAQTHFDPGETIRLVDEYDATSLTGLGVMFERMLEDESFDTARVETVDTGVVGFISKGFDETLFERIESTFGFPVVQPYGLSEANSQLFVGDPADPAERRKRVGGPPIHPAIEAAIVDPETREQLPAGEEGELAIRGYPLADGYLGKPEATAAAFDERGWFYTGDLAEIDADGYVYYRSRLDDALRVRGFLVAPREIGAAVEAHPAVRACEVVGAPHPRHGEVPVAFVVPADGEVPTDDLEAFLDARVADYKIPEAVEVVDGFPTTEGPNGEKVRKSALRDRVRDRFTA; encoded by the coding sequence ATGCTCGCGTGGCCAGACGAAACCATCTACGAGGGGATCGCGTCGGTCGCGGCGGACCGGCCGGATCGGCGGGCCGTCGTCTTCGAGGGAACCGAGTGGACCTACGACGACCTGCTCGCCGAGAGCCGGGCGCTCGCGGCTGGACTCGCCGAACTGGGCGTCTCGGACGGCGACGTCGTCGCCGTCTGGCTCGGGAACCGCCCCGAGTGGATCGCCTGCCAACTGGCGACCTCGATGCTGGGCGCGGCGACCGTCGCGGTCAACACCCGCTACCGGACCCACGAACTCGAGTACATGCTCGCCGACTCGGGCGCGTCGGTACTGCTCACCGAGGACGCTCTGCTCGGACGGGACTACCACGAGATGCTCGCGACGGCGGTCCCCGAAGTCGCGACGGCGTCGCCCGACGCGTTCGACCCCGACTCGATCCCGACTCTCGAGGCGATCGTCAGCCTCGAGTCGGCGGCCGAACGCCCGGCGCTACGCGACTACGACGACGTGCTGGCGACGGGGCGAGCGCGAGGGTGGGACGGCCTCGAGCCCGCCGCCGATCCCGAGGCTCCGGCGGCGATCTTCTACACGAGCGGGACCACGAGCGATCCGAAGGGGTGTCTCCAGTCGAGTCGGTCGCTGTTGAACCACGCCACACACGTCGCCGACCACCTCGGGGTCGACGGGGACGACGTCAGCGTGGCGACGCTGCCGTTCTGTGGCATCTGGGGTTACAACACGCTGTTCAGCGTCCTCGCGACCGGCGGTACGCTCGTCGCGCAGACCCACTTCGACCCCGGTGAGACGATCCGGCTGGTCGACGAGTACGACGCCACTTCCCTCACCGGGCTGGGTGTGATGTTCGAACGGATGCTCGAGGACGAGTCGTTCGACACCGCACGGGTCGAAACCGTCGACACAGGCGTCGTGGGGTTCATCAGCAAGGGGTTCGACGAGACACTGTTCGAGCGCATCGAGTCGACGTTCGGCTTCCCGGTCGTCCAGCCCTACGGCCTCTCGGAGGCCAACAGCCAACTCTTCGTCGGCGACCCGGCCGACCCCGCCGAGCGGCGCAAGCGGGTCGGCGGCCCGCCGATCCACCCGGCCATCGAGGCGGCGATCGTCGATCCCGAAACACGCGAGCAACTGCCGGCCGGCGAGGAAGGCGAACTCGCGATCCGGGGGTACCCCCTGGCCGACGGCTACCTCGGGAAACCCGAGGCGACCGCCGCGGCCTTCGACGAGCGGGGGTGGTTCTACACCGGCGATCTCGCCGAGATCGACGCCGACGGCTACGTCTACTACCGCTCGAGACTCGACGACGCCCTGCGGGTCCGGGGGTTTCTCGTCGCGCCCCGCGAGATCGGGGCCGCCGTCGAAGCCCATCCCGCCGTCCGCGCCTGCGAGGTCGTCGGCGCGCCCCACCCGCGCCACGGCGAGGTGCCGGTCGCGTTCGTCGTCCCCGCCGACGGCGAGGTCCCGACCGACGACCTCGAGGCGTTCCTCGATGCCCGCGTCGCCGACTACAAGATTCCCGAGGCGGTCGAGGTCGTCGACGGGTTCCCGACGACCGAGGGGCCGAACGGGGAGAAAGTCCGGAAATCGGCTCTCCGGGACCGGGTCCGCGATCGGTTCACGGCCTGA
- a CDS encoding (2Fe-2S) ferredoxin domain-containing protein, translating to MNDRTEQHTERLDAHVFVCTNDREGEHASCGAVGADETVAAVKEWLRERDAFWTAVSVSETSCLGLCSEGGTAITIQPRNRWYSDVSPEDVPALLESVFGPDAERVGET from the coding sequence ATGAACGACCGGACCGAGCAACACACCGAGCGGCTCGACGCCCACGTCTTCGTCTGTACGAACGACCGCGAGGGCGAACACGCGAGCTGTGGCGCGGTCGGTGCCGACGAGACCGTCGCGGCGGTCAAAGAGTGGCTGCGCGAGCGCGACGCCTTCTGGACCGCCGTCTCGGTCAGCGAAACCTCGTGTCTCGGCCTCTGTAGCGAGGGCGGGACCGCGATCACGATCCAGCCGCGAAATCGCTGGTACTCGGACGTCTCCCCCGAGGATGTCCCCGCGTTGCTCGAGTCGGTTTTCGGGCCGGACGCCGAACGAGTCGGCGAGACCTGA
- a CDS encoding CbtA family protein, which produces MLADYLERGVLAGAIAGIAYGAYVALVANPLVGHMETRAEGGEHAHAAGEHAHAAGEHAQAAGEHAHAVSEATTAAVSIGSGVLWGILLGGAFALAFYFLEPALPGRGRVKTYVLAAAGFLTVSVAPWLVLPPTTPGAELAFDPTLRSAIYAGMMAVGAVVAAASVYGYGRLSPENRPLGVGAAAVPIVALVAVTTIAAPTIVEAGTLSAELVTAFRGLTVLSQAALWALVAACFGWLQTRAGVQSAAERRDDLLTSP; this is translated from the coding sequence ATGCTCGCCGACTACCTCGAGCGGGGCGTCCTCGCCGGGGCGATCGCGGGGATCGCCTACGGGGCCTACGTGGCGCTGGTCGCGAACCCGCTCGTCGGTCACATGGAGACGCGCGCCGAGGGCGGCGAACACGCCCACGCGGCGGGTGAACACGCCCACGCGGCGGGTGAACACGCCCAGGCCGCCGGCGAACACGCCCACGCGGTCAGCGAGGCGACGACAGCCGCCGTCAGCATCGGCAGCGGCGTTCTCTGGGGGATCCTGCTCGGCGGCGCATTCGCGCTCGCCTTCTACTTCCTCGAGCCGGCGCTGCCCGGCCGCGGGCGGGTCAAGACCTACGTGCTGGCCGCGGCCGGCTTCCTGACCGTCTCGGTCGCCCCGTGGCTGGTGTTGCCGCCGACGACGCCGGGGGCGGAACTTGCGTTCGACCCGACGTTGCGAAGCGCGATCTACGCCGGGATGATGGCCGTCGGAGCCGTCGTCGCCGCGGCGTCGGTCTACGGCTACGGCCGCCTGTCGCCCGAAAACCGTCCGCTCGGGGTCGGCGCGGCCGCGGTTCCGATCGTCGCGCTCGTCGCCGTCACGACGATCGCGGCACCGACGATCGTCGAGGCCGGTACACTGTCGGCCGAACTGGTGACCGCGTTCCGCGGGCTGACCGTCCTGAGTCAGGCCGCGCTCTGGGCGCTGGTGGCCGCCTGCTTCGGCTGGCTCCAGACGCGGGCCGGCGTGCAGTCGGCCGCCGAACGCCGCGACGACCTGCTGACGAGCCCATGA
- a CDS encoding CbtB domain-containing protein, giving the protein MTTTDTVHDRIGTARDDLTTAQLLAVFAFVAATAFALLFLQEPLAHDAMHNFRHAAGVICH; this is encoded by the coding sequence ATGACGACGACCGACACCGTTCACGATCGTATCGGGACCGCACGTGACGATCTCACGACCGCACAACTGCTTGCCGTCTTCGCGTTCGTCGCGGCAACGGCGTTCGCCCTGCTGTTCCTGCAGGAGCCGCTGGCCCACGACGCGATGCACAACTTCCGGCACGCGGCCGGGGTCATCTGTCACTGA
- a CDS encoding monovalent cation/H+ antiporter subunit E → MAVERLLVPLSDTVTVRQTVGYAVQSGLERADSLECHLVVALPYDDDVPENARQREDADDLLSRARNWVEEDAGDADVTIETATLGADEYLFGPRDYAEIFDGYAAEHGLDRVVLDPEYQPGVTARILQPLERELDRIGLTYDEAPVERSTRRGRLSGSEDFDRLFATFMISYGFYLVLGDPTYWFDLVTGAAVAGIVAVSLARVTFSVPLDRVQSPIRVVRFALYIPYLLWEIVKANIAVSAVILRPSMPIEPTLTQVDSRVRSGLPLTALANSITLTPGTLTVRATDQRLLVHTLIPAAREDLFDGGLEKAIRFVFYGRESAAIPSPRERDDAEIVGGDEL, encoded by the coding sequence GTGGCGGTTGAACGCCTGCTCGTCCCGCTGTCGGACACGGTGACCGTCCGGCAGACGGTCGGATACGCCGTCCAATCGGGCCTCGAGCGCGCCGATTCGCTCGAGTGTCACCTGGTCGTTGCCCTTCCCTACGACGACGACGTCCCCGAGAATGCGCGCCAGCGCGAGGACGCCGACGACCTGCTGTCGCGGGCGCGAAACTGGGTCGAAGAGGACGCCGGCGACGCCGACGTGACGATCGAGACGGCGACGCTGGGTGCCGACGAATACCTCTTCGGTCCCCGCGACTACGCGGAGATTTTCGACGGGTACGCCGCGGAACACGGCCTCGATCGGGTCGTCCTCGATCCGGAGTACCAGCCCGGCGTCACCGCCCGCATCCTCCAGCCCCTCGAGCGGGAACTCGACCGGATCGGCCTGACCTACGACGAGGCACCGGTCGAGCGCTCGACTCGCCGCGGACGCCTCTCGGGGAGCGAGGACTTCGACCGGCTGTTCGCCACGTTCATGATCTCCTACGGCTTCTATCTCGTCCTGGGCGATCCCACCTACTGGTTCGATCTGGTCACCGGCGCGGCGGTCGCGGGCATCGTCGCCGTCTCGCTCGCGCGGGTGACGTTTTCGGTCCCGCTGGACCGCGTTCAGTCGCCGATCCGGGTCGTCCGTTTCGCCCTCTACATTCCCTACCTGCTCTGGGAGATCGTCAAGGCGAACATCGCGGTCTCGGCCGTGATACTCCGGCCGTCGATGCCCATCGAGCCGACGCTGACGCAGGTCGATTCGCGAGTCAGAAGCGGGCTGCCCCTGACCGCGCTGGCCAACAGCATCACCCTCACCCCGGGCACGCTGACCGTGCGGGCCACCGACCAGCGGCTGCTGGTCCACACGCTGATCCCCGCCGCCCGCGAGGACCTCTTCGACGGCGGCCTCGAGAAGGCGATCCGGTTCGTCTTCTACGGCCGCGAGTCGGCCGCGATCCCCTCGCCGCGCGAACGCGACGACGCCGAGATCGTCGGGGGTGACGAGCTGTGA
- a CDS encoding cation:proton antiporter, with amino-acid sequence MTPTSLEDVFLVAAGLFVVLAIAMFYRAVVGPTTQDRLLAVNVLGTNTVVILALLAAGLDQRWFLDVALIYALLNFLMSVAISKFTVERGGVL; translated from the coding sequence GTGACGCCGACCTCGCTCGAGGACGTCTTCCTCGTCGCGGCCGGCCTGTTCGTCGTGTTGGCGATCGCGATGTTCTACCGGGCGGTCGTCGGCCCGACCACGCAGGACCGGCTGCTCGCGGTCAACGTCCTCGGGACGAACACGGTCGTCATCCTCGCCCTGCTGGCGGCGGGGCTCGACCAGCGGTGGTTCCTCGACGTGGCGCTGATCTACGCCCTGCTGAACTTCCTGATGTCGGTCGCCATCTCGAAGTTCACCGTCGAGCGGGGTGGTGTGCTGTGA
- the mnhG gene encoding monovalent cation/H(+) antiporter subunit G, giving the protein MIEPTPLQVTLETARFWAIVVLLGLGVFFTLVSTVGVLRLPDIYARAHTASQTDTLGAGFALAGVALAFGWQHAAVYTVLLLFFVFVTNPTAAHAIARSAAETGVEPVLAEEGETDEAAADTEGETR; this is encoded by the coding sequence GTGATCGAACCGACCCCGCTGCAGGTGACCCTCGAGACGGCCCGATTCTGGGCGATCGTCGTCCTGTTGGGACTGGGCGTGTTCTTCACGCTCGTCTCGACGGTCGGCGTCCTCCGCCTGCCGGACATCTACGCGCGGGCCCACACCGCCTCTCAGACGGACACGCTCGGGGCGGGCTTTGCCCTGGCCGGCGTCGCTCTGGCCTTCGGCTGGCAGCACGCGGCGGTTTACACCGTCTTGCTGCTGTTTTTCGTGTTCGTCACGAACCCGACGGCCGCCCACGCGATCGCGCGATCGGCGGCCGAGACCGGCGTCGAGCCGGTCCTCGCCGAGGAAGGCGAGACGGACGAGGCGGCCGCCGACACGGAGGGTGAGACGCGATGA
- a CDS encoding DUF4040 domain-containing protein: MSLFVYSLVAFVLATAVATALFRDVLSAIIVFGAYSLGMAILYTFLLAPDVAMTEAAIGAGVTTLLLLLTIARTTRPTTDQLRERIHVPAVVVVGAFVLLLCTAVLPEMYAVGSTEAPVWSNPDVTQHYITETYHQTGVENAVTAVLAAYRGFDTFGEAVVVFAAGVSTLLVLKREVFA; the protein is encoded by the coding sequence ATGAGCCTCTTCGTCTACTCGCTCGTCGCCTTCGTCCTCGCGACGGCGGTGGCGACGGCGCTGTTTCGCGACGTGTTGTCCGCGATCATCGTCTTCGGGGCCTACAGCCTCGGGATGGCGATCCTCTATACGTTCCTGCTGGCCCCGGACGTGGCGATGACCGAGGCCGCGATCGGTGCCGGCGTCACGACGCTGTTGCTCCTGTTAACGATCGCGCGCACGACCCGCCCCACGACCGACCAACTCAGAGAACGGATCCACGTCCCGGCGGTCGTCGTCGTCGGCGCGTTCGTCCTCCTGCTGTGTACCGCAGTCTTACCGGAGATGTACGCGGTCGGTAGCACGGAGGCGCCCGTCTGGTCGAACCCCGACGTGACCCAACACTACATCACGGAGACGTACCACCAGACCGGCGTCGAGAACGCCGTCACCGCCGTTCTCGCCGCCTACCGTGGGTTCGACACCTTCGGCGAGGCGGTCGTCGTCTTCGCTGCCGGCGTCTCCACGCTGCTCGTCCTGAAACGCGAGGTGTTCGCCTGA
- a CDS encoding MnhB domain-containing protein gives MADYDDTYTESQVIMTAVKIIAPFTLTYGLFMTFHGGDAPGGGFQGGTIVGVTVLMLAFAFGIEPTRQWLRNSFITGIVTGGVVIFGAIGFGMIALGGEFLEFYKLKEVFDIKPKWGLEAVEIGGISLIVSGVIISLFFTMAAGFAPDRRSDTGGASGVDVDDAPDATEPEVSDDD, from the coding sequence ATGGCAGACTACGACGATACCTACACCGAAAGTCAGGTGATCATGACCGCCGTCAAGATCATCGCACCGTTTACGCTGACCTACGGACTGTTCATGACCTTCCACGGGGGCGACGCCCCCGGCGGCGGGTTCCAGGGCGGCACCATCGTCGGCGTCACCGTCCTCATGCTCGCTTTCGCCTTCGGCATCGAACCCACCCGCCAGTGGCTGCGCAACTCCTTCATTACGGGTATCGTCACCGGCGGCGTCGTCATCTTCGGCGCGATCGGCTTCGGGATGATCGCGCTGGGCGGGGAGTTTCTCGAGTTTTACAAACTCAAGGAGGTCTTCGACATCAAGCCCAAGTGGGGGCTCGAGGCCGTCGAGATCGGTGGGATCTCGCTGATCGTCTCGGGGGTCATCATCAGCCTCTTTTTCACGATGGCCGCGGGCTTTGCGCCCGACCGACGCAGCGACACCGGCGGGGCCAGCGGCGTCGACGTCGACGACGCCCCGGACGCGACCGAGCCGGAGGTGAGCGACGATGATTGA
- a CDS encoding cation:proton antiporter subunit C — protein MIELLTTHYIYVLTFALLGLGIYMVIASENLVKKLIGVNLFQTAIFLFFVAMAYIDVDGASAPIVPHEGTPGEVMVASPLPQVIVLTAIVVGIALTAVGLALIIRIYAEYGTLREDTLREVRADE, from the coding sequence ATGATTGAACTGTTGACGACACACTACATCTACGTCCTGACGTTCGCGTTGCTCGGACTGGGGATCTACATGGTGATCGCCAGCGAGAACCTCGTGAAGAAGCTGATCGGCGTCAACCTGTTCCAGACGGCCATCTTCCTGTTTTTCGTCGCGATGGCCTACATCGACGTCGACGGTGCTTCGGCACCGATCGTCCCTCACGAGGGCACGCCGGGGGAGGTCATGGTCGCGAGCCCGCTACCGCAGGTCATCGTGCTGACCGCCATCGTCGTCGGCATCGCGCTGACCGCGGTCGGGCTGGCGCTGATCATCCGCATCTACGCGGAGTACGGGACCCTCCGCGAGGATACCCTTCGGGAGGTGCGTGCCGATGAGTAG